A genome region from Blautia coccoides includes the following:
- the def gene encoding peptide deformylase, with protein MAARNIRYDNDPILRKKCKEVKVIDDKTRQILDDMLETLHKTENGAALAANQVGVLKRLVVIDYCDTLLKLVNPKIIGCSGVQECIEGCLSFPNRFVKTIRPQKVIIQAQNEYGKEILVTGEDEMAKCFCHELEHLDGEIFLDKAVEEILQ; from the coding sequence ATGGCAGCAAGGAACATTCGGTATGATAATGACCCCATATTGAGAAAAAAATGTAAAGAAGTAAAAGTCATTGATGACAAAACCCGACAGATTCTGGACGATATGCTTGAAACATTACATAAAACTGAAAATGGAGCAGCTTTAGCAGCTAACCAGGTAGGGGTATTAAAACGGTTAGTTGTGATTGATTATTGTGATACTCTGCTCAAGCTGGTAAATCCTAAAATCATCGGATGCAGCGGCGTTCAGGAATGTATCGAGGGCTGCCTTAGTTTTCCAAACCGTTTTGTTAAAACTATCCGCCCTCAAAAAGTTATCATTCAAGCGCAAAATGAATACGGAAAAGAAATTCTAGTCACCGGCGAAGATGAAATGGCAAAATGCTTTTGCCATGAATTAGAGCACTTAGACGGAGAAATCTTTTTAGATAAAGCTGTTGAGGAAATACTGCAATAA
- a CDS encoding GyrI-like domain-containing protein, with protein MDLPFRIETRDSFRVIGYSIQTINRKGEGRKAIPLHWAKIKKHGFEKQLMESADQEPYGLLGINIYNTDQKDSRKFAYIIAVPSGRDVYDGLSEYIVPAGTWAVFPCTQETIGKTEAQAIMKWLPKSKYKPLNKGYITGRMKSGAPDIEFYGEDGKAEVWIAVKEK; from the coding sequence ATGGATTTACCATTTCGCATAGAAACGAGAGACAGCTTTCGTGTTATCGGTTACTCGATACAGACCATAAACCGGAAAGGAGAGGGGAGAAAAGCCATTCCTTTACACTGGGCAAAAATAAAGAAGCATGGATTTGAAAAACAATTGATGGAATCAGCAGATCAGGAGCCTTACGGATTATTGGGCATAAATATTTATAACACGGACCAAAAGGATTCCAGAAAATTTGCATATATCATTGCGGTTCCAAGTGGCCGTGATGTGTATGACGGGCTGTCAGAATACATCGTGCCGGCCGGAACCTGGGCAGTTTTCCCTTGTACGCAGGAAACTATAGGAAAAACAGAGGCTCAGGCAATCATGAAATGGCTTCCAAAGTCCAAATATAAACCGTTAAATAAAGGTTATATTACCGGCAGGATGAAATCAGGGGCACCGGATATTGAATTCTATGGAGAAGACGGGAAGGCTGAAGTATGGATCGCGGTCAAAGAAAAATAG
- a CDS encoding helix-turn-helix domain-containing protein — protein MNMIVAKNIKRLREENKLSMDELAKLSGVSKSMLAQIERGDGNPTISTLWKISNGMKVPFDALTVRPKSPYEIVKTSEVQPLLEDGGKVKNYSIFPDDENRRFAVYYLELDEGSYWESEPHLKGTTEFITIFTGKIEIYADGQNFVIGKGESIRFKADTVHSYKNVGNESAELHMILFNP, from the coding sequence ATGAATATGATTGTGGCTAAAAATATTAAGCGGCTGCGTGAAGAGAATAAATTAAGCATGGACGAGCTTGCAAAGCTGAGCGGTGTCAGTAAGAGTATGCTTGCACAAATAGAACGTGGGGACGGGAATCCGACAATATCCACATTATGGAAGATTTCAAATGGAATGAAAGTACCGTTTGACGCTTTGACCGTTCGTCCGAAGAGTCCCTATGAGATTGTAAAAACATCAGAAGTTCAGCCTTTGCTTGAAGATGGCGGAAAAGTAAAAAATTATTCCATTTTCCCCGACGATGAAAACCGCAGGTTTGCAGTATATTATCTGGAATTAGACGAGGGCAGTTATTGGGAGTCTGAGCCACACTTAAAGGGGACCACTGAATTTATTACAATCTTTACAGGGAAGATTGAAATTTATGCTGACGGTCAGAATTTCGTGATCGGAAAGGGCGAGAGCATACGATTTAAAGCGGATACGGTTCATTCGTACAAAAATGTGGGGAATGAATCGGCTGAATTACACATGATACTTTTTAACCCCTGA
- a CDS encoding site-specific integrase, protein MSNVKRKDSKNRNLRNGESQRKDGRYVYKYTDIYGKPQFIYSWKLVPTDKTPAGKRDDISLREKEAQIKKDLNDGIDTVGGKMTVCQLYDKKNSQRKNIKRATEKGRQYLMNALKNDPLGMRAIDTVKQSDAKEWAIRMSEKGYAYKTIDNYKRSLKASFYMAIQDDCIRKNPFEFKLSDVLEDDTEQKVILTPEQEERLLAFMETDKIYSKYYDEVVLLLETGLRISEFCGLTTHIDMQNRILNIDHQLLKDSEIGYYIETPKTKNGKRELPLTERAYQAIQRILKNRGKAQPLIVDGYSNFLFLNREGLPKIAGNYEGMVRGLIKKYNKYHTDKLPNITPHSFRHTYCTNMANRGMNPNTLQYLMGHANITMTLGYYAHGTFQSAKAELERLAC, encoded by the coding sequence ATGTCTAATGTGAAACGGAAAGACAGTAAAAATCGCAATTTGCGTAATGGAGAGAGCCAGCGAAAAGACGGAAGATACGTTTATAAATATACCGATATATACGGAAAGCCACAGTTTATCTATTCTTGGAAACTTGTACCGACAGACAAGACACCTGCTGGAAAGCGTGATGATATATCGTTGAGGGAAAAAGAAGCACAGATAAAAAAAGACCTTAACGACGGTATCGACACAGTCGGCGGTAAAATGACAGTCTGCCAGCTCTATGACAAGAAGAACAGCCAAAGAAAGAACATCAAGAGGGCTACTGAAAAAGGACGACAGTATCTTATGAACGCTCTGAAAAATGACCCGTTGGGTATGAGGGCGATTGATACCGTCAAACAGTCGGACGCTAAAGAATGGGCTATCAGAATGAGTGAAAAAGGATATGCCTATAAAACGATTGATAACTATAAGCGTTCCTTGAAAGCGTCATTTTACATGGCGATACAAGACGACTGTATCAGAAAGAACCCATTTGAATTTAAACTAAGTGATGTTCTGGAAGATGATACGGAGCAGAAAGTTATCCTTACACCAGAGCAGGAAGAACGCCTGCTTGCCTTTATGGAAACGGACAAGATTTACAGTAAGTATTATGATGAGGTTGTACTTCTTCTGGAAACGGGACTTCGTATTTCTGAATTTTGCGGACTGACGACGCATATTGATATGCAGAACAGAATACTCAATATAGACCACCAACTATTGAAAGATAGCGAAATCGGCTACTATATTGAAACGCCAAAGACCAAAAACGGAAAACGAGAACTTCCATTGACAGAACGGGCTTATCAAGCAATCCAAAGAATACTAAAGAACAGAGGAAAGGCACAACCGCTGATTGTAGATGGTTACAGCAATTTCCTATTCTTGAACCGTGAGGGCTTGCCTAAAATTGCAGGAAACTATGAGGGCATGGTGCGAGGACTGATTAAGAAGTATAACAAGTATCACACGGACAAGTTACCGAACATCACACCACATTCATTCCGACATACTTACTGTACAAATATGGCAAACAGAGGAATGAACCCAAATACTCTGCAATATCTCATGGGACACGCTAACATAACCATGACACTTGGCTATTACGCACACGGTACATTTCAATCTGCAAAAGCGGAGCTGGAAAGACTGGCTTGCTAA
- a CDS encoding RNA polymerase sigma factor: MKPSDFQKTVQCRFESCLKKVVRHVVKDYQQGLKRRKEKEISFCELPEIIVEKLAVWDDYETDYTIFNVCGNDIRVYDDELAEALKQLSERNRETLLMYYFLEMNNEEIAKKQNISRSGVFQNRHNSLALMRKLLKEKR; the protein is encoded by the coding sequence ATGAAACCGTCTGACTTCCAGAAAACTGTTCAATGCCGTTTTGAAAGTTGTTTGAAGAAAGTTGTCCGTCATGTTGTTAAAGACTACCAGCAAGGATTGAAGCGAAGAAAAGAGAAAGAAATTTCTTTTTGTGAACTTCCAGAAATCATTGTGGAAAAGCTGGCTGTCTGGGACGACTACGAAACAGATTATACGATTTTCAACGTATGCGGTAATGATATTCGTGTCTATGATGATGAATTGGCAGAAGCCTTGAAACAGTTATCCGAACGTAATCGAGAAACTTTGCTGATGTATTACTTTTTGGAAATGAACAATGAAGAAATCGCAAAAAAGCAAAATATTTCCAGAAGCGGAGTTTTTCAGAACCGCCACAATTCATTGGCACTTATGAGAAAACTATTAAAGGAGAAACGATAG
- a CDS encoding cysteine-rich KTR domain-containing protein: MDKQSWVLCPICNNKTRTKVREDTELVNFPLFCPKCKMETLINIKYGKVTIIKEPDAKTQSR, encoded by the coding sequence TTGGATAAACAATCATGGGTATTATGTCCCATTTGCAATAATAAGACACGAACTAAAGTACGAGAAGATACGGAGCTTGTAAATTTTCCTTTGTTCTGTCCAAAGTGCAAAATGGAAACTTTAATCAATATAAAGTATGGAAAAGTAACTATTATCAAAGAGCCAGACGCAAAGACGCAGAGCCGATAA
- a CDS encoding helix-turn-helix transcriptional regulator produces the protein MRKTKETHTFDFRPLGLAIREARERAGLSRNDLGNKVFYGERHIADIENVGSHPSFQLFHDLVTMFNISVDEYFYPPEKVDKSTARRQIETALDLLSDNCYNAFYLMP, from the coding sequence ATGAGAAAAACAAAAGAAACACATACTTTTGATTTCAGACCGTTAGGGCTGGCAATCAGAGAAGCCCGTGAAAGAGCAGGGCTGTCACGTAATGATTTAGGCAACAAGGTATTCTATGGAGAACGCCATATCGCTGATATTGAAAATGTAGGTTCACACCCAAGTTTTCAACTATTCCATGATTTAGTTACCATGTTCAATATATCTGTTGATGAATATTTCTATCCGCCAGAAAAAGTGGATAAAAGCACAGCTCGCCGTCAGATAGAAACAGCACTTGATTTATTGAGTGATAACTGTTACAACGCATTTTATTTGATGCCATAA
- a CDS encoding pyridoxamine 5'-phosphate oxidase family protein: MNNPEQTIGNMADKCSTVFISYIDQEGFPITKAMLKPRVREGINVFWFHTNTSSNKVRFFRENPRASIYFVNQRFFCGASLAGTVEVLETKEAKELLWREGDTMYYKEGVTDPDYCVLKFTAIRGRYYSNFHSEDFKI; this comes from the coding sequence ATGAATAATCCAGAGCAGACCATAGGAAATATGGCAGATAAATGCAGTACAGTTTTTATCAGTTATATTGATCAGGAGGGATTTCCGATCACAAAGGCGATGTTGAAGCCCAGGGTTCGGGAGGGAATCAATGTATTTTGGTTTCACACAAATACATCTTCAAACAAAGTGAGATTTTTTCGTGAAAATCCAAGAGCCAGTATTTATTTTGTAAACCAGCGTTTCTTTTGCGGAGCAAGTTTGGCCGGAACTGTAGAGGTATTAGAGACAAAAGAGGCTAAGGAATTGTTATGGCGGGAAGGTGACACCATGTATTATAAAGAAGGTGTGACAGATCCTGATTATTGCGTTCTGAAATTCACAGCCATAAGAGGGAGATATTATAGTAATTTTCACTCAGAGGATTTTAAAATTTAA
- a CDS encoding DJ-1/PfpI family protein, whose translation MKKVYVYLLNDMAECEIGYILQAFSMEKLLKNGTKEFEVKTVAFNKEPILTLGGLTIIPDYTISEVDFSTTTALLLPGSSAWGNKENQEILRKAQECLNNNILVGAICGATLALADYGILDKFKHTSNSLEYLNFFSKNYAGQSLYICSNSVLDRNLVTASSAGSLEWTKNILKSLNVYSDKKITAFYNYYSTGNAKYYDELLK comes from the coding sequence ATGAAAAAAGTATATGTATATTTATTGAACGACATGGCAGAATGTGAAATTGGTTATATTTTACAAGCGTTCAGTATGGAAAAATTATTAAAAAATGGAACAAAAGAATTTGAAGTAAAGACAGTTGCTTTTAATAAAGAGCCTATCTTAACTTTAGGCGGATTAACTATTATTCCAGATTATACTATATCAGAAGTTGATTTCAGCACTACTACAGCTTTACTTTTGCCGGGTTCTTCTGCTTGGGGAAATAAAGAAAATCAAGAAATATTGAGAAAAGCACAAGAATGTTTGAATAACAATATTTTAGTCGGTGCTATTTGTGGGGCAACGCTTGCACTTGCTGATTATGGTATATTAGATAAATTTAAACATACAAGCAATTCTCTGGAATATCTAAATTTCTTTTCAAAAAACTATGCAGGACAGAGCTTATATATTTGTTCTAATTCTGTTTTAGACAGAAACTTAGTAACAGCAAGTTCAGCAGGTTCATTAGAATGGACAAAAAATATCTTAAAGAGCCTTAATGTATATTCTGATAAGAAAATTACTGCCTTTTACAATTACTATTCAACGGGGAATGCGAAGTATTATGATGAACTTTTAAAATAA
- a CDS encoding winged helix-turn-helix transcriptional regulator produces MKLRDSYTCPLELTHDIIRGKWKPIILWQLGKAPASLSTLQKDIAGVGQKMLLQHLGELQNFGMVQKEQYEGYPLKVEYSLTDKGKRMVRIIAAMQEVGIELMMEDGKEEFLKNKGLL; encoded by the coding sequence ATGAAACTACGGGATAGTTATACATGCCCATTGGAATTGACGCACGATATTATCCGCGGAAAATGGAAGCCCATTATATTATGGCAGTTGGGGAAAGCTCCGGCTTCCCTTTCAACTTTGCAGAAGGATATCGCCGGAGTTGGACAGAAAATGCTGTTGCAGCATTTAGGGGAACTGCAGAATTTTGGCATGGTACAAAAAGAACAGTATGAGGGCTATCCCCTTAAAGTAGAATACTCTCTCACGGATAAAGGAAAACGAATGGTAAGGATTATTGCCGCTATGCAGGAAGTTGGAATTGAGCTGATGATGGAGGACGGTAAGGAAGAATTTCTGAAAAACAAAGGTCTGCTGTAG
- a CDS encoding DUF5131 family protein, whose amino-acid sequence MAMWNPWRGCHKYSEGCRYCYIHKGDLRRGVDTGKIIKTDKFYAPAAKNKSGAYKMKSGQVVYLCFSTDFLIEEADAWREECWQMIRNRSDLHFIFLTKRIERFRDCIPDDWKDGYENVTVGCTVENQDRADYRLSIFRELPIKHKNIICQPLIERVNLEPYLEEVELVVVGGESDKMARPLDYDWVLDIREQCISHEAHFEFRQCGTHFIKDGKTYTLNVRDLCSQAKKANINF is encoded by the coding sequence ATGGCTATGTGGAATCCATGGCGCGGCTGTCATAAATACAGTGAGGGATGCAGATATTGTTATATTCACAAAGGTGATTTGAGAAGGGGTGTTGACACCGGCAAAATTATAAAAACAGACAAATTTTACGCTCCTGCTGCAAAGAATAAATCGGGCGCATACAAAATGAAATCCGGGCAGGTAGTTTACCTTTGCTTTTCCACGGATTTCCTGATCGAGGAAGCGGATGCCTGGCGGGAGGAATGCTGGCAGATGATCCGGAATCGTTCGGATCTTCATTTCATTTTTCTGACCAAACGGATTGAGCGGTTCCGGGACTGCATTCCAGATGACTGGAAGGACGGGTATGAAAATGTAACGGTTGGATGTACCGTAGAAAACCAGGACCGTGCAGATTACAGATTATCCATATTCAGGGAGCTTCCTATCAAGCATAAAAATATTATATGCCAGCCCTTGATCGAAAGAGTAAATCTGGAACCCTATCTGGAAGAAGTTGAATTAGTGGTGGTCGGCGGAGAGTCTGATAAAATGGCCCGTCCTCTTGACTATGACTGGGTTCTGGATATCCGGGAACAATGTATTTCTCATGAGGCTCATTTTGAATTCCGCCAGTGCGGAACCCATTTTATAAAAGATGGGAAGACATATACCCTCAATGTACGGGATCTGTGCAGTCAGGCAAAAAAAGCGAATATTAATTTTTAG
- a CDS encoding excisionase: MNNTDVPIWEKYTLTIEEASKYFRIGEKKLRKLAEENLDAGWVIVNGNRIQIKRKQFEKIIDTLDEI, from the coding sequence ATGAACAATACTGATGTGCCTATCTGGGAAAAATATACGCTGACGATTGAAGAAGCGTCCAAATACTTCCGTATTGGCGAAAAGAAATTGCGTAAATTAGCCGAAGAAAATCTTGACGCTGGCTGGGTTATCGTGAACGGTAATCGTATTCAGATTAAGCGAAAACAATTTGAAAAAATCATAGATACATTGGACGAAATCTAA
- a CDS encoding LysE family transporter, with protein MLHLYDFLIYCFITAYTPGANNLLSMSNAIRLGFLQSVRFNLGILAGFTVVMSVCTAFSATLYSYLPKVKIVMQILGAAYMLYLAWKVWKSSSELNADGGKEASFFSGMVLQFANPKIYIYAITAMSLYILPVYHSLSALIGFTVILSLIGASGSFVWALFGSAFCKFFSKHTKTVNMIMALLLAYCAVSLFL; from the coding sequence ATGTTACATTTATATGATTTTCTGATTTACTGTTTTATTACAGCATACACACCAGGCGCAAACAATCTTCTCTCCATGAGTAATGCAATACGACTGGGGTTTTTGCAAAGTGTGCGTTTCAACCTTGGCATACTGGCCGGATTTACAGTGGTTATGTCTGTTTGTACCGCTTTTAGCGCAACGCTTTATTCGTATCTCCCCAAAGTAAAAATTGTCATGCAGATATTAGGCGCTGCTTATATGCTGTACCTTGCGTGGAAAGTCTGGAAAAGTTCTTCTGAACTAAATGCAGACGGCGGAAAAGAGGCCAGCTTCTTTTCCGGCATGGTATTGCAATTTGCCAATCCTAAAATTTACATCTATGCAATTACCGCAATGTCGCTTTATATTCTGCCGGTCTATCATTCCCTTTCGGCATTGATAGGGTTTACTGTTATATTATCTTTAATCGGTGCCTCCGGTTCTTTTGTGTGGGCCTTGTTCGGATCGGCATTTTGCAAATTCTTCTCGAAACACACAAAAACAGTAAATATGATCATGGCTCTTTTGCTTGCTTATTGCGCTGTTTCTTTATTCCTTTAA
- a CDS encoding helix-turn-helix transcriptional regulator: MKNRIKELREQKGLTQEQLGEMVGASRQAINAIETEKFEPSIWLAHDISKIFDRSIEEVFLFDESQRKSRADSSRRDKNGSKEHSV, from the coding sequence ATGAAAAATAGGATCAAGGAATTAAGGGAACAAAAGGGGCTGACCCAGGAACAATTAGGCGAAATGGTTGGAGCCTCAAGACAGGCGATCAATGCCATAGAAACAGAAAAATTTGAGCCATCCATCTGGCTTGCACATGACATTTCAAAGATATTTGATCGTTCTATCGAAGAGGTTTTTTTATTTGATGAAAGCCAGCGAAAATCAAGAGCTGACAGCAGCAGGAGGGATAAAAATGGCAGCAAGGAACATTCGGTATGA
- a CDS encoding serine hydrolase domain-containing protein — MNRKELHDFIKEKQPNICQISCYKDGKEVYSDEWNNYKKGDACHVMSATKSIVALLVGIALDKGFIKSIDQPVLDFFPEYKIKRGEKTIQKVTIKHLLTMTAPYKYKYEPWTKICSSDDWTVSALDFLGGRKGLTGQFKYSTLGIHILTGIISKTSGLKVVDFANKFLFEPIRVEKHINYLAETAEEHKRFTICKEPQKNIWFCDPKGIGTAGYGLCFSAIDMAKIGQLCLDKGVHNGKQIVSSKWIEEITKPNYKCGEEFRNMSYGYLWWIVNENVYAAIGNSGNVIYVNSLENIVIAVTSYFKPTIFDRIDFIQKYIEPFITIRRTL; from the coding sequence ATGAATAGAAAAGAACTACACGATTTTATTAAAGAGAAACAGCCTAATATCTGTCAAATATCATGCTACAAAGACGGTAAAGAAGTTTATTCTGATGAATGGAATAATTATAAAAAAGGAGATGCTTGTCATGTTATGTCTGCCACCAAAAGTATCGTAGCATTACTTGTAGGGATAGCACTTGATAAAGGATTTATAAAAAGCATAGACCAACCCGTATTAGATTTTTTCCCTGAATATAAAATTAAGAGAGGAGAAAAAACAATTCAAAAAGTTACAATCAAACATTTACTGACTATGACTGCACCATATAAGTATAAGTATGAACCGTGGACTAAAATTTGTTCAAGTGATGATTGGACGGTTTCAGCTTTAGATTTTCTAGGCGGAAGAAAAGGATTGACTGGACAATTCAAATATTCAACTTTAGGCATACATATACTAACTGGTATTATATCAAAAACGAGTGGTCTAAAAGTCGTGGACTTTGCAAATAAGTTTTTATTTGAACCTATTAGAGTAGAAAAACATATAAATTATTTAGCGGAAACTGCCGAAGAACATAAACGTTTTACTATATGTAAAGAACCGCAAAAAAATATATGGTTTTGTGACCCAAAAGGAATAGGTACGGCTGGATATGGTTTATGCTTTTCTGCAATAGATATGGCGAAAATTGGACAACTTTGTTTAGATAAAGGTGTTCATAATGGAAAACAAATTGTATCATCTAAATGGATTGAAGAAATAACAAAACCAAATTATAAATGCGGAGAAGAATTTAGAAATATGTCTTATGGGTATCTTTGGTGGATTGTGAATGAAAATGTATATGCAGCCATAGGAAATAGTGGGAATGTTATATATGTAAATTCATTAGAAAATATAGTGATAGCAGTTACATCATATTTTAAGCCAACAATATTCGACCGTATAGATTTTATACAAAAGTATATTGAGCCATTTATTACTATTAGGAGAACTTTGTAA
- a CDS encoding MerR family transcriptional regulator produces MRTVKEVSNLTGISVRTLHYYDEIGLLKPSVLTEAGYRLYDDKALETLQQILFFRELDLPLKQIKLILENPALDKEQLLTGQKRMLELKKERLERIIASIEDILKGDNKMDFGIFSKADMEQMYRDIESNMTVEQKEIFVKEYGSMEAFRNHFLDNASSEEAQKNLAKVVEWYGDKESAKNAATNPDNAKIVAAYGKRLDQVTKKLAAKAGSDVNTLEVKEIVGEMDFVSKQLYQMEDVTAFMLDMAEKYVNNVEMQKQLDAVYGEGSTLFIGQALQNFYKTEK; encoded by the coding sequence ATGAGGACAGTAAAAGAGGTTTCAAACCTGACAGGTATCAGCGTACGCACGCTTCACTATTATGATGAGATCGGATTGTTAAAACCATCCGTTCTCACTGAGGCGGGATACCGGCTTTATGACGATAAAGCCCTGGAAACTTTACAGCAGATACTGTTTTTTCGGGAGCTTGATCTGCCATTGAAACAGATCAAGCTGATTTTAGAAAATCCTGCTCTGGATAAAGAACAATTATTAACTGGCCAAAAAAGAATGCTGGAATTAAAAAAAGAGAGATTGGAACGAATCATTGCTAGCATTGAAGACATTTTGAAAGGAGATAACAAGATGGATTTTGGAATTTTCAGTAAAGCAGATATGGAACAGATGTACCGTGATATAGAGAGCAACATGACAGTCGAACAAAAGGAAATCTTCGTAAAAGAATATGGCAGTATGGAAGCATTTCGGAATCATTTCCTGGATAATGCGTCCAGCGAAGAGGCACAGAAAAATTTGGCTAAAGTGGTGGAATGGTATGGGGATAAAGAGAGCGCAAAAAATGCTGCCACAAATCCTGATAATGCGAAAATCGTTGCGGCCTATGGGAAAAGACTGGACCAGGTAACAAAAAAATTGGCAGCCAAGGCGGGCAGTGACGTCAATACGCTTGAAGTGAAAGAAATAGTGGGAGAGATGGACTTCGTGTCCAAACAGCTTTACCAGATGGAAGATGTCACTGCATTTATGCTGGATATGGCAGAGAAATATGTAAATAATGTGGAAATGCAGAAACAGTTGGATGCAGTGTACGGAGAGGGCAGCACTCTCTTTATCGGGCAGGCTCTGCAGAACTTTTATAAAACTGAAAAGTAA
- a CDS encoding helix-turn-helix domain-containing protein: MKHKFKKPSYYLLSQAMDGDEKAIEKILAFYDPYISKCCLRPLYDEYGNVYIVVDMELKGLIREALIKMILGFEIALEIEEE; the protein is encoded by the coding sequence ATGAAACACAAATTTAAGAAGCCGTCCTACTACTTGCTTTCGCAGGCTATGGACGGGGACGAAAAAGCGATTGAAAAGATACTGGCATTTTATGACCCGTACATATCAAAGTGCTGTCTGCGTCCTCTCTATGATGAATATGGAAATGTCTATATCGTTGTAGATATGGAATTGAAAGGACTTATCAGAGAAGCACTTATCAAAATGATTTTAGGGTTTGAGATTGCCTTAGAAATCGAAGAAGAATAA
- a CDS encoding helix-turn-helix transcriptional regulator — protein MEWNERLQLIIDYAEDHLQRKQGPMDQQEVSELAGCSFDSFQKVFFYMNGISFSAYIRSRKLTLAGHDLKSTDKRVIDISYQYGYDSPTSFTKAFRKFHGMTPKEARSGDRQLRVVPKMQVV, from the coding sequence ATGGAGTGGAATGAGAGATTGCAGTTGATCATTGATTATGCAGAGGACCACCTGCAGCGGAAACAGGGACCGATGGATCAACAGGAAGTATCAGAGCTTGCCGGGTGTTCCTTTGATTCTTTCCAAAAGGTATTTTTCTATATGAATGGTATCAGCTTTTCAGCGTATATCCGTTCCAGAAAACTAACTTTAGCGGGCCATGATCTAAAGAGCACAGATAAGAGGGTGATTGATATCAGCTATCAATATGGGTATGATTCCCCTACGTCTTTTACAAAGGCATTCCGGAAATTTCATGGAATGACGCCAAAGGAAGCCAGAAGCGGGGACAGGCAGTTACGGGTTGTGCCGAAAATGCAGGTGGTTTGA
- a CDS encoding helix-turn-helix transcriptional regulator, translated as MKIERLIGIIFYLINRECVTTNELAQKFEVSRRTILRDIDTLTLAGIPIYSELGVKGGYAINKDFKVDEKIIDSNNKEYILLALNSLRTVYGNNKVIETYEKMKHLYSDVNINALPDVDFSVVTENPHIMKCVDLINKAIKEQRTIKFIYTNSAGNTKEVFLNPLHTYYKWYSWYAFGYDTSKKDYHLFKVVRMKNISLTKELFQTEDNIANLLSDFEKRRNQTNITVTLSYKQEIDTLVNEYFKGKIIETVNDCFIREIEIKENDFMTFSILLGLCDKVKILSPQKYKEKVLIHIGKIKKNFI; from the coding sequence ATGAAAATAGAACGTCTGATAGGAATAATCTTTTATTTGATAAATAGAGAATGTGTAACAACAAATGAATTAGCACAAAAGTTTGAAGTATCTCGTAGAACGATTTTAAGAGATATTGATACACTAACACTTGCTGGTATTCCGATTTATTCTGAGTTGGGTGTAAAGGGTGGGTATGCAATAAATAAAGATTTTAAGGTTGATGAAAAAATTATTGACAGCAACAATAAAGAATATATTTTGCTTGCATTAAATAGTCTAAGGACTGTTTACGGAAATAACAAGGTCATTGAAACTTACGAGAAAATGAAACATCTTTATAGTGATGTTAATATCAATGCACTTCCAGATGTTGATTTCTCTGTGGTAACGGAAAACCCACACATTATGAAATGCGTAGACTTAATCAATAAAGCGATAAAAGAACAGCGAACTATAAAGTTTATATATACTAATTCGGCAGGAAACACAAAAGAAGTTTTTCTAAACCCACTTCACACATATTACAAGTGGTATTCGTGGTATGCTTTTGGATATGATACTTCTAAAAAAGATTATCACTTATTCAAAGTGGTAAGAATGAAAAATATTTCTTTAACAAAAGAACTTTTTCAAACTGAAGATAATATAGCTAATCTTTTATCTGATTTTGAAAAAAGACGCAACCAGACAAATATTACTGTTACTCTATCTTATAAACAAGAAATTGATACTTTAGTTAATGAATACTTTAAAGGGAAAATAATTGAAACTGTCAATGACTGCTTTATAAGAGAAATTGAGATTAAAGAAAATGATTTTATGACATTTTCAATCCTTTTGGGACTTTGCGATAAAGTAAAAATATTATCCCCTCAAAAATACAAAGAAAAGGTATTAATCCATATTGGAAAAATAAAGAAAAATTTTATTTAA